A genomic region of Raphanus sativus cultivar WK10039 chromosome 6, ASM80110v3, whole genome shotgun sequence contains the following coding sequences:
- the LOC108810490 gene encoding LOW QUALITY PROTEIN: RPW8-like protein 3 (The sequence of the model RefSeq protein was modified relative to this genomic sequence to represent the inferred CDS: inserted 1 base in 1 codon) produces MPIGELVAGAALGLTLQVLHEAIKKAKGRSITTKCILDRLDSTISMITPXVNQVDKLSERVEDSQRKVIEELKHLLEKAVLLVEAYAELRRRNLLKKFRYKSRIKELEASLRWMVDVDVQVNQWLDIKELTTKMSEMNTKLEQITCQPTNCDCFKTNQSISQSSNQTTTGRSSGENKESPSEGSEPRIDIHLRWSSRNGTKDHEIRFMVK; encoded by the exons ATGCCGATTGGTGAGCTTGTGGCAggggctgctcttggacttacTCTCCAAGTGCTTCACGAAGCCATCAAAAAAGCAAAAGGTAGATCTATTACCACAAAATGTATCTTGGACCGTCTTGATTCTACAATCTCCATGATCACTC TGGTGAATCAAGTCGATAAGCTCAGCGAAAGAGTAGAAGATTCTCAAAGGAAAGTCATCGAAGAACTCAAGCATCTCCTTGAAAAGGCCGTTCTTCTTGTTGAGGCTTATGCAGAACTCAGGCGCAGAAACCTACTCAAGAAGTTTAG GTACAAGAGTAGAATCAAAGAGTTAGAAGCTTCATTAAGGTGGATGGTAGATGTGGACGTTCAAGTCAACCAATGGCTAGATATCAAAGAACTCACGACCAAGATGTCCGAAATGAACACTAAACTCGAACAAATCACGTGCCAACCAACGAATTGTGATTGTTTCAAGACCAATCAAAGCATATCACAAAGTAGTAATCAAACTACAACAGGCAGATCGTCAGGGGAAAATAAAGAAAGCCCGAGTGAGGGATCTGAACCAAGGATTGATATACACCTTCGATGGAGTTCAAGAAACGGAACCAAAGATCATGAGATCCGATTCATGGTCAAGTGA
- the LOC108809606 gene encoding RPW8-like protein 3 codes for MPIGEVMIGAALGITLQVLYEAIIKAKDKSLATKCILGRLGATISRITPLVVHVDKISEKVEYSQRKVIEDLKRLLEKAVFLVEAYAELRRRNLHKKHRYKSRIKELEASLRWMVDVDVQVDQCLDIKELMAKMSEMNTKLDKITCQPTDCNCFKSNDSTSPVISQTSNQNILEATDGSSEENEEESSRIDIHLRWSSRKKAKDREIRFVVK; via the exons ATGCCGATTGGTGAGGTTATGATAGGAGCTGCTCTTGGAATTACTCTCCAAGTGCTTTATGAAGCCATCATAAAAGCAAAAGATAAATCTTTAGCCACAAAATGTATCTTGGGCCGCCTCGGGGCTACAATCTCCAGGATCACTCCCTTGGTGGTTCATGTCGATAAGATCAGCGAAAAAGTAGAATATTCTCAGAGGAAAGTCATTGAAGATCTCAAGCGTCTTCTTGAAAAGGCTGTTTTTCTTGTTGAGGCTTATGCAGAACTCAGACGGAGAAACCTACACAAGAAGCATAG GTACAAGAGTAGAATCAAAGAGTTAGAAGCTTCATTAAGATGGATGGTAGATGTGGATGTTCAAGTCGACCAATGTCTAGATATCAAAGAACTCATGGCCAAGATGTCTGAAATGAACACTAAACTCGACAAGATCACGTGTCAACCAACTGATTGTAACTGTTTCAAGAGCAATGATAGCACATCACCAGTGATATCACAAACTAGTAATCAAAATATACTCGAAGCAACAGACGGATCTTCAGaggaaaatgaagaagaaagctCAAGGATTGATATCCACCTTCGATGGAGTTCAAGAAAAAAAGCTAAAGATCGTGAGATCCGATTCGTGGTTAAGTGA